In Quercus robur chromosome 11, dhQueRobu3.1, whole genome shotgun sequence, the following proteins share a genomic window:
- the LOC126706206 gene encoding uncharacterized protein LOC126706206: MAQTMKTLLMPILLLMLMAIVEATPPGVAKSPSYARCLIKKYKYCYNLKLVCPKSCPHQCTVDCVSCKSICVGYKSPPPPQTPTHSPPSYPPPSPPTKTPTPPTASTPPPSPPTSSPSSPPPPAPTTPTPPTTSSPPPSIPSSPTPPSPTPPSPSPPPSTPSPTPPAATPPSFPTPSPPISSSPPPTPKTVKCKNKKYPQCYNMEQVCPSSCPGGCEVDCVTCKPVCSCDRPGAVCQDPRFIGGDGITFYFHGKKDRDFCLFSDSNLHINAHFIGKRNQNMKRDFTWVQSIAILFDKHQLFIGTQKTATWEDSIDRLTLTFDNEPITLTEVEGATWQSTSSPSVFVNRLADTNSVMVEVEGSFRITAKVVPITKEDSRIHNYGITKEDSFAHLDLGFKFLSLSNEVSGVLGQTYRPDYVSRVNIGATMPVLGGDKNFETSSLFSTDCAVARFGGSDGEASLENLELPSLICASGIDGQGVICRR, translated from the exons ATGGCTCAAACTATGAAAACCCTTCTTATGCCAATTCTTCTCCTAATGCTAATGGCAATAGTAGAGGCAACTCCTCCAGGTGTTGCGAAGAGCCCGAGCTATGCAAGATGCTTGATAAAGAAGTACAAGTATTGCTATAATCTGAAGCTTGTATGCCCCAAATCTTGCCCTCACCAATGCACGGTGGACTGTGTCTCTTGTAAATCAATATGTGTTGGTTACAAAAGCCCTCCTCCACCTCAAACTCCAACCCATTCACCTCCATCATATCCTCCTCCATCACCTCCTACAAAAACTCCCACACCTCCAACTGCTTCTACTCCACCCCCATCTCCTCCAACTTCTTcaccatcatcaccaccacctcCTGCTCCCACAACTCCCACCCCTCCAACTACTTCCTCTCCACCTCCCTCTATTCCAAGTTCTCCAACACCACCTAGTCCTACCCCGCCTTCACCATCACCTCCACCATCAACACCTTCTCCAACACCTCCTGCTGCAACTCCTCCTTCATTTCCTACCCCATCTCCGCCGATTTCCTCCTCTCCTCCACCAACTCCAAAGACTGTCAAATGCAAGAATAAGAAATACCCTCAGTGTTACAATATGGAGCAAGTATGTCCCAGCTCATGCCCTGGTGGATGTGAGGTTGATTGTGTCACTTGCAAACCTGTTTGCA GCTGTGATAGGCCAGGAGCAGTTTGCCAAGATCCTCGATTTATAGGCGGGGATGGCATCACCTTCTACTTCCACGGCAAGAAAGATCGTGACTTTTGCCTTTTCTCGGACTCCAACCTCCATATTAATGCACACTTCATTGGCAAACGAAACCAGAACATGAAGAGGGACTTCACTTGGGTCCAATCCATTGCAATTCTCTTTGACAAACACCAACTTTTCATCGGTACACAAAAAACTGCCACATGGGAAGACTCCATTGATCGTCTCACCCTCACCTTCGACAACGAGCCTATTACCCTCACCGAAGTAGAAGGTGCTACGTGGCAATCCACAAGTTCTCCAAGTGTTTTTGTCAATAGGCTAGCTGACACTAACAGTGTCATGGTTGAAGTTGAAGGAAGCTTTAGGATCACAGCCAAGGTTGTGCCTATAACCAAAGAAGACTCTAGGATTCATAACTATGGTATAACCAAAGAGGATTCATTTGCTCATCTCGACCTTGGGTTCAAGTTTTTATCTCTGAGCAACGAAGTGAGTGGTGTTTTGGGCCAAACATACAGACCCGACTATGTGAGTCGTGTAAATATTGGAGCTACCATGCCTGTACTGGGAGGGGACAagaattttgaaacttcaagCCTGTTTTCCACGGACTGTGCTGTTGCTAGGTTTGGTGGGTCTGACGGAGAAGCTTCTTTGGAGAATTTGGAGTTGCCCAGCTTGATCTGTGCTAGTGGGATTGATGGGCAAGGAGTTATATGCAGGAGATAA